Sequence from the Paenibacillus tundrae genome:
TTGGCGCCGATACCTACGACGACCCACTGATTGCTGCCGTTTTTGTGCATGTGAAAACGAAAATCAATCGGGCATTCATCGATTTCAATAAGACGGATTCCCTGCTGAACGACGTAACCACGGAGCTGCTTGCCATGTCTGCCTTGCAGCATCCGCATCAAGCTATTGAACGAGCCAAAACGCAAAAGTGCATTGCCGCTTTTTTTGCGATAACGTGCGAAATATCCCCGTTTGGGCGAGTAGGTCAAACGATAAATCCCGTTGCCGAGACTTCCAGCCGTTGGCTTATAATAGACAAATTGATGGCGCTCGAGCATTTCTTTCATTTGCTCCACAGTCGGATTCGTAATGGATTCAGGAATATAACGCCCTGCGGACGGATCATTCTCCAGCAATTTATAGATATCCGATTTGTTAAAAAAGCTCCAGTTGAAGAAAGGAATTTTTCGGCGGATGAACCGTTCGCGCAACTGGTTAATCGCAGGCGAAAAATCGGAACGTCGGCTCGGCAACCGATTATATACAACATCCGGCAACGGTACGGTTTTGCGTACAAAGCTACCATTTTCATTCAGAAAGTATCCGGATACCGTCTCATTTGACCAATTGATATCTCGTGGTGTGAAGGCATAAATATAAGATTTACGACTTCCTTCACGAAGCAATTGTTTGATAAAGCCGGTACGAGAACCGAACGGATTCGTACTGGTCGCTGGTCCGTCAGACAATACACCGATCAGTGGTCCAAGTTGAACCTCATCGTTCTGCAGGTTGCGCAAGTAGATGCTCCCACGTTTGGGGACATTCATCAGATTGCGGATGCCTGAGGCGAGATAGAGGTGTTTCCCCGCCTTCTTAATAGGTTTGATCGTAGCAGGTACGCGGTCTCGACCAAATCGCAGATGTATCGTTTTTTTACCAGACAGATTGAGGCTCTTCATTAATGCGTTGGACACATATACCACCTTATCCGGCTGTTGAGTGAAATGCAGATTGCAAAAGGTCAAACTCATGATTTATCCTCCTATCCTGAAAAAGATCCTTCGGCTCCATGGCAAGCGGGCGCTGCAGGCCTTAGCCGCCGTGAATCGGGATGGGTTTCAGGCCAGCTTTGCTGGATGTATTCGGCATTTTCATTGTTGGACGGTAGACGTCCGTGAGAACATGTTGTTGCAGCAAATAACGAGCATAGGCAAGTGGTTCGGTATACGTCAGTGTATGCATCTGCGGATTATCCGCCATTGCGAATGCGGATCGGCCTGGTTTGGAATTCACTTCGAGCAGCCAGAGACGACCGTCAGTGTCTGCTCCGAAATCAATGCCAAGTTCAGCCAGCCGACCGAATCGGCTCTCCAGCAGCGGAGGAATTAGAGTAGCCGCCTGCTTGATCCTCTCCAGCAAAATAGCGGTATGAGATGAACCATATCGATCCATCAGATAAGAATGCACAGGATGTGCTGTACCTCCACCATGTAAATTAGAAGTGAGTGATCCTTCGATACCTTCTCGCACCATACATCCGGTCAGGGACCATTGCCCGTGACTATTTTTTTGTACTAGGGCTCGAATATCGAATGGATGCCCGTGATGGCTTAGATTAAGGTAAGGCTGCATAATCATGCTGTGGCGGGTCATAGATGATTCGACCCAGTCATGTACCGATTGATACGTATACAGTGAATAGCTAAACCTCTCATTGTGGGAGTCACGACCATCTACGATCCAAGAACGGCCTGCTTCTGAAATGAGTCTGAAGGTATCCCGTCCGTGAGTTCCAGCCACCGGCTTAAAGAACAGTCCTGATGACCAGCGCTCTAACCAAGGCTCCCACTTCACACCGGGTTGTAGGAGGAGCGTGGGCGTCAGTAAGGAACGCAGCGCCGGTTCGTGGGATAACGCCCGGTGCACCTTCCATTTGCCAGGTAACGAAGTTGACCAGTAACGCGGTCGCTGTCCACTAGTTGACCACACAAGATGGTGAAGCTGTTGTCGTATTTGTTTGGGGATAGGTCGTAAGCAACGATCCATTAGCAGATGAATTTCGGGAATAGGAGCTTTCTTCCATACTCCGTGCCGGTACACATATCCATGTTTAGGCAGTGTGCATGTCATCTCACTCGATATGACGAGAACGAATATATTGAGATTAAACTTCGGACTTTCCAAACTAAGACGCCTACAGAAGAGTTCATCTGCGAAGGGAGAGGTTGCTTCCTCGCCACGAACCAGTATCGCCATGGTTTTGGGCGGATGCCATGGGAACATTGCTCTACACCTCCTGTTCTAGATGACTCTTCAGAATCCGGCGAGATAGCTTGAATATTCCAACATCGCTTTGACCGAAGGTCGGATTTTGCTCTCGCTTAGCGGTGTATTATCATTTTTGGATGGCTTCGAGTTGACTTCCAGCAGCCACACACGTCCTGTGGTATCTAGGGCTAAGTCAATCCCGAGTTCACCAAAATGAGCGGGAATTGCTTGCTCAATGCCTTTCGCAATATCCAGTGCAGCCGTGTGCAGCCCAGCGTAAGCTGAAGCTTTGGCAGCACTGGACAATGCCGTTTTGGCGACAGCTTCCTTGACGGTGCTTAGACTCCCGCCTCTTGCCAGATTGGAGACATAGTGACTTCCACCAGCAATGCGGGCAACAATGGAAGTGACACTCCATTTGCCCACTTTGTTTTTCTGCACCAGAGCACGGAAGTCTACAGGTCTGCCGCTATTATCGATCAAGGTCAGTCCCTGCTGAATCTGGTAACGAGTTGTTTTCATTTTTCCAGACAGACTGGCATACAGTTTATCCAATGAAGTATAGGTCTGCTTACGAGTGCCTCCAACGCTTGTAGCTAAAGTGAGGAAGCTTCCATCGTTCTGGCGGGATACTCGAATGATCCCTTTGCCTAGAGAGCCGCGAACAGGCTTAAGGAAAACGACGGGATATCGGTTGCACATCGCTTTGAGCATAGAAGAAGTTTTGAGCAGATGAGATTCCGGCATCACTTTTTTGAGCGTTGTGATGGACTTCAAAGCATCGAACACTTCATTTTTGTCCAGAAATTTTTCATTAAAGGTTTGCGTACCGTAGAGCGATTTTACTTCTTTCATGAAATGCTGTACGCTAGGTTTGTTCTCAAGCTTACGGGACGTCAGCCGGTTATTGACGACATCTGCTACAGGCAGAACGGTCTTTTTCCAGCCGTCATCGTACACCCAGCCTCGCATTTGACCCTTGATCGTTCCAATATCCTCTGGCGTAAAGAAGGATACATAGGCGCCTTGCTTCCGGCAGGCGTTCACCAGTTCATGACAGAACATCGTGATGGAGCCGAAGGGTCGATCAGGCTGATCGGGGTAATCCTGGCTTACCAACACACTGATGAAGGGACCAAGGCGCAGCGTGCGACTGGCTGAACGATAAGATACGCTAAGCACAGAGCGGGGTACAAGGCCAGTTTGGCTGGCTACCGTCTGATTGATGCGTAGACCGTCATAGCGAGGAACCGGAATGACGGTAACTTCACGGCGGAAAGAGCCAAATTGTAACTGAAGCGGCCTTCCCGAAGGGATCTTTAATGCTTTGAGTACCCCTTCGCCCAGCATGATGACGTCGTCCTGCAAGATGCCCGAGCCGGTAACCTGAATCGTTACTTTTTTTGTGGACATCACGGATCTCCTTCCGGGCGGCAACTTGATGTCTGATCTCGAAATTAAAGCGGCATCTGAAAACATGGCATGTGCTTCATCATATGAGGACATATATCCCTTGGTGATTGACCCATTTGGATTAAATGCAATTCCTTGGGGTCAGGTGATGGAGGGCTTGTTTTGACTTGCCTTGTTTGACAGTAGTTATTTACGTGTATTAACACGGATGAACGTTGCGATGAGAATGTGATGAACAAATGAACAACAACTCATATCCGAGGAGGAATTATAGTGAACATTTATGACAAAGCCAATGATTTGGCGAAAGCCCTGAGAGAAAGCAACGAGGTAGAGGAAATTACCTCTGCAATGAAGTTGATTGAAGCTGATCCAGAAGCAAAACGTATGTTAGATGGCTTCCGTGACCAGCAAATGGAATTGCAACAACGTATGATGAGCGGGGACATGCCTGCACCAGAAGAGATGGAGAAAATGGAAAAGCTGTTTGAGGTGCTGAGCCTTAACCTGAACATCCGTCGTCTATTTGATGCTGAGCGTCGTCTGAGTGTCATCATTGAAGATGTGAACAAAATTATCGCTGATAGTCTTGGTCACTTGTATGGTGGCTCAGAAGCATAAGTGATCTAGCAGCTCCACACGCGCGTATACACGTCAAGTTATGACTATACGAATGTATCCCTAACGATTTGTCCAAACCTTTCATATTACAGCAATCCGGTTCATAGACTAGACATATAGAGTCGATCAAGAACGAAGGAGCTGTGAATAGTGAAAAGGTTGAAAAAAGCAAAACACGTGATCTATCTCTTAGTTGCCTTGTCTATGCTAGTTATTGCATTACCGCGAATTTCCTTCGCAGGTGGAATGGACTGGGTGAACATTT
This genomic interval carries:
- a CDS encoding YheC/YheD family protein, translating into MSLTFCNLHFTQQPDKVVYVSNALMKSLNLSGKKTIHLRFGRDRVPATIKPIKKAGKHLYLASGIRNLMNVPKRGSIYLRNLQNDEVQLGPLIGVLSDGPATSTNPFGSRTGFIKQLLREGSRKSYIYAFTPRDINWSNETVSGYFLNENGSFVRKTVPLPDVVYNRLPSRRSDFSPAINQLRERFIRRKIPFFNWSFFNKSDIYKLLENDPSAGRYIPESITNPTVEQMKEMLERHQFVYYKPTAGSLGNGIYRLTYSPKRGYFARYRKKSGNALLRFGSFNSLMRMLQGRHGKQLRGYVVQQGIRLIEIDECPIDFRFHMHKNGSNQWVVVGIGAKKAGRGSVTTHIKNGGSLMTPEQALSRNFGDRAGEVLGQAKSVAITLAQAIETQHQHLIGEIGFDLGIDQEEHVWMFEANAKPGRSIFRHPSLRVEGKSSVEHILEHCLYLSKFRKKDDI
- a CDS encoding YheC/YheD family protein, producing the protein MFPWHPPKTMAILVRGEEATSPFADELFCRRLSLESPKFNLNIFVLVISSEMTCTLPKHGYVYRHGVWKKAPIPEIHLLMDRCLRPIPKQIRQQLHHLVWSTSGQRPRYWSTSLPGKWKVHRALSHEPALRSLLTPTLLLQPGVKWEPWLERWSSGLFFKPVAGTHGRDTFRLISEAGRSWIVDGRDSHNERFSYSLYTYQSVHDWVESSMTRHSMIMQPYLNLSHHGHPFDIRALVQKNSHGQWSLTGCMVREGIEGSLTSNLHGGGTAHPVHSYLMDRYGSSHTAILLERIKQAATLIPPLLESRFGRLAELGIDFGADTDGRLWLLEVNSKPGRSAFAMADNPQMHTLTYTEPLAYARYLLQQHVLTDVYRPTMKMPNTSSKAGLKPIPIHGG
- a CDS encoding YheC/YheD family protein; translation: MSTKKVTIQVTGSGILQDDVIMLGEGVLKALKIPSGRPLQLQFGSFRREVTVIPVPRYDGLRINQTVASQTGLVPRSVLSVSYRSASRTLRLGPFISVLVSQDYPDQPDRPFGSITMFCHELVNACRKQGAYVSFFTPEDIGTIKGQMRGWVYDDGWKKTVLPVADVVNNRLTSRKLENKPSVQHFMKEVKSLYGTQTFNEKFLDKNEVFDALKSITTLKKVMPESHLLKTSSMLKAMCNRYPVVFLKPVRGSLGKGIIRVSRQNDGSFLTLATSVGGTRKQTYTSLDKLYASLSGKMKTTRYQIQQGLTLIDNSGRPVDFRALVQKNKVGKWSVTSIVARIAGGSHYVSNLARGGSLSTVKEAVAKTALSSAAKASAYAGLHTAALDIAKGIEQAIPAHFGELGIDLALDTTGRVWLLEVNSKPSKNDNTPLSESKIRPSVKAMLEYSSYLAGF
- a CDS encoding YlbF family regulator produces the protein MNIYDKANDLAKALRESNEVEEITSAMKLIEADPEAKRMLDGFRDQQMELQQRMMSGDMPAPEEMEKMEKLFEVLSLNLNIRRLFDAERRLSVIIEDVNKIIADSLGHLYGGSEA